In one Tessaracoccus palaemonis genomic region, the following are encoded:
- a CDS encoding RNA polymerase sigma factor, translated as MSAELRAALRLNADDLLAYFERRVDPRDDAADLLAETMLQAWRRLADAPAEATPLRMWLFGIARNVLANQRRGRRRRLALAAKLRSQFTVPITASPEDAVTVRAAIDNLGPDQRDLVTLVHWDGFTVAEAAEVLGVNPSTARSRYAAAKQQLREALQPAESLCG; from the coding sequence GTGAGCGCCGAGCTGCGCGCTGCCCTGCGCCTCAACGCCGACGACCTACTCGCCTACTTCGAGCGGCGTGTGGACCCGCGCGACGACGCTGCGGACCTCCTTGCCGAGACCATGCTCCAGGCTTGGCGCCGCCTCGCTGACGCCCCTGCGGAGGCAACACCGCTGAGGATGTGGCTGTTTGGCATCGCGCGAAACGTGCTCGCAAACCAACGGCGCGGTCGGCGTCGACGTCTGGCGCTGGCCGCCAAGCTTCGGTCCCAGTTCACGGTTCCGATTACAGCGTCACCTGAGGACGCTGTCACGGTCAGGGCGGCGATTGACAACCTGGGCCCCGACCAGCGCGACCTGGTCACCCTCGTCCACTGGGACGGGTTCACGGTCGCGGAAGCCGCCGAAGTGCTCGGGGTCAACCCGTCGACGGCCCGCAGCCGCTACGCCGCGGCAAAGCAGCAGCTCCGCGAGGCCCTGCAGCCTGCGGAATCGCTCTGCGGCTGA
- a CDS encoding RecQ family ATP-dependent DNA helicase: MRDDWSDVPPDDDWAPPPEDDFLPPDDLHGAGWEAGLPRRGIEPEPRQSAGPLERTTVAEWPPAPRDEAETVLRRLVGRDDVALREDQWSAIEALVNDRRRVLVVQRTGWGKSAVYFVATALLRARDAGPTVIISPLLALMRDQIAAAERAGIRAVTMNSANVTEWDEVRERISSGDIDVLLCSPERLNNPDFRDTVLPRLSADAGLIVVDEAHCVSDWGHDFRPDYRRIRDLIANLPVNIPVLATTATANERVTRDVAEQLAVHADGRAEDVLVLRGSLDRESLHLAVLPVTDQPTRVAWLVEALQSFQGSGIVYTLTVAAANQVAEQLRERGIDARAYTGQTDNAEREQLEADLLANRVKALIATSALGMGFDKPDLGFVIHLGAPSSPIAYYQQVGRAGRGVADATVVLVPGEEDGAIWSYFGSLAFPAERQVREALSVLGEHGTMSLPKLETYVDLKRSRLEQMLKVLDVDGAVRRVKGGWTATGQSWTYDAERYERVEQSRLHEQQAMKDYEATAGCRMAFLRAQLDDPELVDGWRCGRCDRCSDLHLPPLPDRAAIDAARAAMDRPGIEITARRQWPSGMSALGVSLSGRIPVDEQAEAGRAVARLDGLGWSAPLRDLFAPDAPDSEVPVPLRHALARVLEAWPEASEIDGIVYLASATRPRLVEHLAQGLGRILDRPIVGEIRPKDGSEPGRHDVGSALRLAGIAGRLELALSDQARAGLPGRRILLVDDRTDSGWTLTFAARLLRQAGASVVLPFVLAQE, translated from the coding sequence ATGCGCGATGACTGGAGCGACGTTCCACCGGACGACGACTGGGCGCCGCCGCCGGAGGACGACTTCCTGCCACCCGACGACCTCCACGGCGCGGGCTGGGAGGCCGGCCTCCCGCGCCGGGGCATCGAGCCGGAACCCCGTCAGTCGGCGGGGCCGCTGGAGCGCACCACCGTCGCCGAGTGGCCTCCCGCGCCACGCGACGAGGCCGAGACCGTGCTCCGTCGCCTCGTCGGCCGCGACGACGTGGCGCTGCGCGAGGACCAGTGGTCGGCGATCGAGGCGCTGGTCAACGACCGCCGCCGCGTGCTGGTCGTGCAGCGCACCGGCTGGGGCAAGTCGGCCGTCTACTTCGTCGCGACGGCGCTGCTGCGCGCCCGCGACGCCGGGCCCACAGTCATCATCTCGCCGCTGCTCGCGCTGATGCGCGACCAGATCGCCGCGGCCGAGCGGGCCGGCATCCGGGCCGTGACGATGAACTCGGCCAACGTGACCGAGTGGGACGAGGTGCGCGAACGCATCTCCTCAGGCGACATCGACGTGCTCCTCTGCTCGCCCGAGCGCCTCAACAACCCGGACTTCCGCGACACCGTGCTGCCGCGCCTGTCCGCCGACGCCGGGCTCATCGTGGTCGACGAGGCGCACTGCGTCTCCGACTGGGGCCACGACTTCCGGCCCGACTACCGGCGCATCAGGGACCTGATCGCCAACCTGCCGGTCAACATCCCGGTGCTGGCGACCACGGCGACCGCCAACGAGCGCGTCACGCGCGACGTCGCCGAGCAGCTGGCCGTGCATGCCGACGGCAGGGCCGAGGACGTGCTGGTCCTGCGTGGCTCGCTGGACCGCGAGTCGCTGCACCTGGCCGTGCTGCCGGTGACGGACCAGCCGACCAGGGTCGCGTGGCTCGTGGAGGCGCTGCAGAGCTTCCAGGGGTCCGGCATCGTGTACACGCTCACGGTCGCGGCCGCGAACCAGGTCGCGGAGCAGCTCCGCGAGCGGGGAATCGACGCCCGGGCGTACACCGGACAGACCGACAACGCCGAGCGCGAGCAACTCGAGGCCGACCTGCTGGCCAACCGAGTCAAGGCGCTCATCGCGACAAGCGCACTCGGCATGGGCTTCGACAAGCCGGACCTCGGCTTCGTGATCCACCTCGGCGCGCCGAGCTCGCCCATCGCGTACTACCAGCAGGTCGGACGTGCGGGTCGCGGCGTTGCCGACGCCACCGTCGTGCTCGTTCCCGGCGAGGAGGACGGCGCGATCTGGAGCTACTTCGGGTCGCTGGCGTTTCCCGCCGAGCGCCAGGTTCGCGAGGCGCTGTCGGTGCTGGGGGAACACGGCACGATGTCGCTGCCGAAGCTCGAGACCTACGTCGATCTCAAGCGCAGCCGCCTGGAGCAGATGCTGAAGGTGCTGGACGTCGACGGCGCCGTCCGCCGCGTCAAGGGCGGCTGGACGGCCACGGGGCAGTCGTGGACCTATGACGCCGAGCGATACGAGCGCGTCGAGCAGTCCCGGCTCCACGAGCAGCAGGCCATGAAGGACTACGAGGCCACCGCCGGGTGCCGCATGGCGTTCCTGCGCGCCCAGCTCGACGACCCCGAGCTGGTCGACGGCTGGCGCTGCGGTCGCTGCGACCGCTGCTCCGACCTGCACCTCCCGCCGTTGCCCGACCGCGCGGCCATCGACGCCGCCCGCGCCGCGATGGACCGCCCAGGCATCGAGATCACGGCGCGTCGGCAGTGGCCCTCGGGCATGAGCGCGCTCGGCGTGAGCCTCTCCGGCCGCATCCCCGTCGACGAGCAGGCCGAGGCCGGCCGCGCCGTCGCCCGGCTCGACGGCCTCGGCTGGTCCGCGCCGCTGCGCGACCTCTTCGCGCCCGACGCCCCCGACTCCGAGGTGCCCGTGCCGCTCAGGCACGCACTGGCCCGCGTCCTGGAGGCGTGGCCGGAGGCGTCCGAGATCGACGGGATCGTCTACCTCGCCTCCGCCACCCGGCCCCGGCTCGTCGAGCATCTGGCCCAGGGGTTGGGAAGGATCCTCGACCGGCCGATCGTCGGCGAGATCCGGCCCAAGGATGGCTCCGAACCGGGCCGGCACGACGTCGGCTCGGCGCTGCGGCTGGCCGGCATCGCCGGCAGGCTGGAGCTGGCGCTGTCCGACCAGGCGCGCGCCGGTCTGCCCGGTCGTCGGATCCTGCTGGTCGACGACCGCACCGACTCCGGCTGGACGCTCACCTTCGCCGCCCGGCTGCTGCGCCAGGCCGGCGCGTCGGTCGTGCTGCCGTTCGTCCTGGCTCAGGAGTAA